A single Brassica rapa cultivar Chiifu-401-42 chromosome A04, CAAS_Brap_v3.01, whole genome shotgun sequence DNA region contains:
- the LOC103866080 gene encoding defensin-like protein 2: protein MAMATKLVCSFAVFFILFLVIFEVPEIEAQDTECLVEYGGDVGFAFCAPLIYPPFCYTRCRENKGSKGGICVSEGNKVKCLCDFCNDNYKPPFDQILSGI, encoded by the exons ATGGCCATGGCAACGAAGTTAGTTTGTTCATTCGCAGTATTTTTCATCCTCTTTTTGGTTATCTTTG AAGTGCCGGAGATAGAAGCGCAAGATACCGAGTGCTTGGTAGAATACGGTGGTGATGTGGGTTTCGCCTTTTGTGCGCCTTTGATATATCCGCCGTTTTGCTATACAAGATGCCGTGAGAACAAGGGATCTAAAGGTGGAATATGCGTTTCGGAGGGCAATAAAGTTAAGTGCTTATGCGACTTCTGCAACGACAATTACAAACCACCTTTTGATCAGATTCTAAGTGGTATTTGA
- the LOC103866082 gene encoding uncharacterized protein LOC103866082, whose product MGISGSKRVKTTLSNSPEFHSACDSAFEESLSLAQHAFAGVRPYQLLSAAAHIHRNLSSFPLIIRWVPSPPSQSQVDSVLRVIASRVTAVDILGPEEFKEWAIEVFTGTVVGNARKAVASRIPLGIAGIAGIGAVTRSGHNLIGAAIGVYAVGVATSVFLSLSV is encoded by the coding sequence atgggaatATCGGGTTCAAAGCGAGTCAAGACGACTCTATCCAACTCGCCCGAGTTCCACTCGGCTTGTGACTCAGCATTCGAGGAGTCTCTATCTCTCGCTCAGCATGCTTTCGCCGGCGTTCGCCCCTACCAACTCCTCTCTGCCGCCGCCCACATCCACCGGAACCTGTCCTCTTTCCCTCTAATCATCAGGTGGGTCCCTTCTCCTCCGAGTCAGTCCCAAGTCGACTCAGTCCTCCGAGTCATCGCCTCCCGAGTCACGGCGGTGGATATTCTCGGGCCGGAGGAGTTCAAGGAGTGGGCCATCGAGGTTTTCACGGGAACCGTTGTGGGAAACGCGAGGAAAGCGGTAGCGAGTAGGATTCCGTTAGGAATCGCCGGAATAGCTGGGATCGGCGCGGTGACCCGGTCAGGACATAACCTGATCGGGGCAGCGATTGGTGTGTACGCAGTTGGAGTTGCAACTTCGGTTTTTCTCAGCCTCTCTGTCTAG